The proteins below come from a single Zea mays cultivar B73 chromosome 8, Zm-B73-REFERENCE-NAM-5.0, whole genome shotgun sequence genomic window:
- the LOC100278648 gene encoding uncharacterized protein LOC100278648, translated as MAEGKSSSGGDLFSSGKLVAGAAVSVFQQKSVENVDKQEVAGAAAELLHAASAYGKLDDKPAGQYVEKAEGYLKEFSAGHATEQEQPAAAAGDDAAPKSPAPEAPKEPAAVPAPAAEEGSKSSEGFGLGDVMKGAEQLVGGNKQGGGEESAGGGGLFKMAQGFLK; from the coding sequence ATGGCCGAGGGCAAGAGCAGCTCCGGCGGCGACCTGTTCTCCAGCGGCAAGCTGGTGGCGGGGGCCGCCGTGTCGGTGTTCCAGCAGAAGAGCGTGGAGAACGTCGACAAGCAGGAGGTcgccggcgcggcggccgagCTCCTGCACGCGGCGTCCGCGTACGGTAAGCTCGACGACAAGCCGGCCGGGCAGTACGTCGAGAAGGCCGAGGGGTACCTGAAGGAGTTCAGCGCGGGACACGCCACCGAGCAGGAGCAGCCTGCGGCGGCAGCAGGCGACGACGCGGCGCCCAAGTCACCGGCGCCGGAGGCGCCCAAGGAGCCGGCGGCGGTGCCTGCGCCGGCCGCGGAGGAAGGCAGCAAGTCGTCGGAGGGGTTCGGCCTCGGCGACGTCATGAAGGGCGCCGAGCAGCTGGTGGGAGGGAATAAGCAGGGCGGCGGGGAGGAGAGCGCCGGCGGCGGTGGGCTGTTTAAGATGGCCCAGGGCTTCCTCAAGTAG